The Populus alba chromosome 6, ASM523922v2, whole genome shotgun sequence genome contains a region encoding:
- the LOC118048358 gene encoding aquaporin TIP1-1, with product MPIRNIAVGHYHEATQPDALRAALAEFISTLIFVFAGEGSGMAFAKLTDGAANTPAGLIAAAIAHAFALFVAVSVGANISGGHVNPAVTFGAFIGGNITLLRGILYWIAQLLGSTVACLLLKFTTGGLETSAFALSSGVGVWNAFVLEIVMTFGLVYTVYATAVDPKKGNLGIIAPIAIGFIVGANILAGGAFDGASMNPAVSFGPALVSWTWTNHWVYWAGPLIGGGLAGLIYEFFFIGFGNHEQLPTADY from the exons ATGCCGATCAGAAACATCGCCGTAGGCCACTACCATGAGGCAACTCAGCCCGATGCCTTGAGGGCAGCCTTGGCTGAGTTCATCTCCACCCTTATTTTTGTCTTTGCCGGTGAAGGGTCCGGCATGGCCTTCGCCAAACTTACGGACGGTGCTGCCAACACACCCGCCGGACTTATCGCTGCAGCTATCGCCCATGCTTTCGCTCTTTTTGTTGCTGTGTCTGTCGGAGCCAACATCTCCGGTGGCCATGTCAACCCCGCTGTTACTTTCGGTGCTTTTATTGGTGGCAACATCACCCTCTTGCGTGGCATCCTTTACTGGATCGCTCAGCTCCTGGGCTCCACTGTCGCCTGCTTGCTTCTCAAGTTCACCACCGGTGGCCTG GAAACCTCTGCTTTCGCTCTGTCCTCCGGGGTTGGTGTCTGGAACGCTTTCGTTCTCGAGATCGTGATGACCTTCGGGCTTGTATACACAGTGTATGCCACAGCTGTTGATCCAAAGAAGGGTAACTTGGGGATCATAGCTCCGATTGCAATTGGTTTCATTGTTGGTGCTAACATTTTAGCTGGAGGTGCATTCGATGGAGCCTCAATGAACCCGGCTGTGTCATTCGGCCCTGCTTTGGTGAGCTGGACCTGGACCAACCACTGGGTCTACTGGGCAGGACCTTTGATTGGTGGTGGACTTGCCGGTCTCATTTATGAGTTCTTCTTCATCGGCTTCGGCAACCACGAGCAGTTGCCGACCGCTGACTACTAA